In the Phaseolus vulgaris cultivar G19833 unplaced genomic scaffold, P. vulgaris v2.0 scaffold_33, whole genome shotgun sequence genome, one interval contains:
- the LOC137817353 gene encoding uncharacterized protein: MEFSDSRCFALWGNNKIGWVHSEGENGAGGVLSMSHKEVFEYRSHVKGRGYIGVTGVHTKLNCICNIVNVSIEERKGVRGFSSQKREIRDFNEFIDKNVLVELPLVGKKFTWYKSDGSAKSRLDRFLVSMEWLQLWPLSKQYIQPREVSDHCAVVSKSWVKDWGPRPFKTIDAWLLESGFKDLVKSKWNNYEVQGNRMFRLKEKLKLLKGDLKEWNRCVFGNLEESKRRIVMEIEKLDVRDVECDLLEDENLIRLELLSQRKVVEKKLESLNRQKARSTWLKHEDSNSKFYHSMIRWRKLRNEVKGVEIDNQWCEEPDSVRKEAKRVFEQRFMVLGLVTWTSNIFQRR; encoded by the exons ATGGAGTTCTCTGATAGTAGATGTTTTGCTTTGTGGGGAAATAATAAAATTGGATGGGTACATAGTGAAGGAGAGAATGGGGCAGGAGGTGTTCTCTCTATGTCGCATAAAGAAGTGTTCGAATATAGATCTCATGTCAAAGGAAGAGGTTATATAGGTGTTACTGGAGTTCATACTAAATTGAATTGCATATGTAACATCGTTAATGT GAGTATAGAGGAAAGGAAAGGTGTTAGAGGTTTTTCCAGTCAGAAGAGGGAAATTAGAGATTTTAATGAGTTCATTGATAAGAATGTGTTGGTGGAGTTACCTCTTGTCGGTAAGAAGTTCACTTGGTACAAGTCAGATGGTTCTGCCAAAAGTAGACTAGATAGATTTCTAGTCTCCATGGAGTGGCTACAATTGTGGCCTTTGAGCAAACAATATATACAACCGAGGGAGGTCTCAGATCACTGTGCTGTTGTGTCCAAATCGTGGGTTAAAGATTGGGGTCCTAGACCGTTTAAAACAATAGATGCTTGGCTGTTGGAATCTGGGTTCAAAGATTTAGTAAAGAGTAAGTGGAACAATTACGAGGTGCAGGGAAACAGAATGTTCaggttaaaagaaaaattgaagttgTTGAAGGGCGATCTTAAGGAGTGGAATAGGTGTGTCTTCGGAAACCTTGAGGAGAGTAAGCGTAGGATCGTGATGGAGATTGAGAAGCTTGATGTAAGGGATGTTGAATGTGACTTACTGGAGGATGAAAATTTGATAAGATTGGAGCTACTCAGTCAACGGAAAGTGGTAGAGAAAAAACTGGAATCTTTAAATAGGCAGAAAGCTAGATCTACTTGGCTTAAGCATGAGGATTCTAATTCCAAATTCTACCATTCTATGATTAGGTGGAGAAAATTAAGGAATGAAGTTAAAGGTGTTGAAATAGACAATCAGTGGTGCGAAGAACCAGATTCTGTGCGTAAGGAAGCTAAGCGAGTGTTTGAACAAAGGTTCATGGTGTTAGGCTTGGTCACGTGGACTTCAAATATCTTCCAGAGGCGGTGA